From the genome of Anopheles merus strain MAF chromosome X, AmerM5.1, whole genome shotgun sequence, one region includes:
- the LOC121590479 gene encoding cadherin-86C isoform X1 translates to MTEQRPHRLDRYVHCRSIVPSSINQSHIKMTRNGVTCAGAYSSTSGRRKRPDHTSPRVPLTLALLALAACWPEAAGLDPKFDPSTRMGLVLVPADATVGSVIYRLRASDEEFEYPLQFELVGDASSSTVQIETLPCTKFNSICQANVILTRRLEPGRYYDFQVSVKDTKGGMSVQSCSITATNFTTPHDVIFPHKAGIIMVPEDAKKGTELDYVLANKNPLFQKPVYLELWGSPLFGIRQKFISPETAEGTIFLLGQLDFEKQAMYHLTVLANDAYAEPGQDTRNIAGLEVVIIVEDVQDVPPVFTVAPPVTRLPAGLIPGDKVLQVHAEDGDKGVPREIRYGLVSEGNPFTSFFDINETSGEISLLRPLDDILALTHAGDPVLLTVIAEEVKVSRDEPPAMATTVQLAFFLPERSNSPPYFENDHYVARLDENAAPGTVLTFTDPYTPRVMDDDAGKNGVFSLTLLGNNGTFEISPNVAEGHANFVVRVRDSARLDYEAATYVHFQILAQELGPATNLSMLVNVTVYLADVNDNPPVFEQADYIVDLPENMTAGTRVVQVHATDVDTARLGGRVRYTQILGPHNTSLNLDPASGVVTVALNNHGFDREAMPEYHLYVEARDDDGIGNRAQVPLVIRLIDVNDETPAFEKPLYEFILAADLRNFTVPAFIRATDGDAEAPNNEVRYELIYGNYENKFFLHPITGELKLNGPLVPRTGGGGGQSVGGLRRRRQTGGSGAAGGPPATGQKESDVFVLTARAFDLGVPVRYSTATIRVYPPESRTRTVTFIVPGSDPDRKKVQDTLADITGGRVIIQEVRPYRTGDGGIPTDLIGGGGGSGGAAERSVVIATILYDADSVVDIAKIQQRLSINGTVTNIISQEERSAILYKAENRVLFWLLIFLAVLLALGILTLLLCCICPRCPLNATNRKRILRVNNIEDDLVHRKQGLGKQSKSVQVAEWMGRREAWSAANRSTDSRTKPTHWEYRGRRDIGKGTLAAAGDDGGDDRDGEPDQRGDESGTDGNERKRANDGGKLEKHTVKIRSDMKSKSTKDDTHMHRSRTNLLNADRDMYVEDVDEHDPEYQSLKRIHHHHHHHHAGGGGGGGGGGGGGGGGGGKPTTDDALPIDDDSMRRHEMDRGSDLNYERRGSFKRQGHAAAPQLVADDIEPRDQYFIKDGNAEILRLITRGRNEEENIYVNIPQQQAQQQRPGVAAQPNQPQYIMVDNGGKEILMRRYIEEQANGKQIIREHYQLLPGTTFIQTIPNEVPVRRGEHVTEVKIGAVGGRAKDPAAADGDGDPGRLKPAVSTHSLMHQELEHSLKQQNALLRQILLEKEKLEERYTQYEQALETQSLPCQSMAVVVAATQTDCDTGTQTEPMRGAGGFGASGGFGRRRTKSENDDSLSEDEYEYVRYSPPDSPDGVYLIKRRRHRKKTLKHRTGGKGGLGGSGECSGGESTGERKSNRRIIVVESVKRKIRTPIQEEEDELHHGRDLRREGAVAGGGHRRGGQETRTSILRRKRNEELSRNGKETGKEQRLKRDVLMEISDSLPGPEQRGRRGNGNGGNGGPGADGRRKKVYRKNVKYYEDSDGSEKEVVVQKNYFSADSLDEMASDVEDYRYSVTKTSKSVTVSPKASVEQRVSRRDDKTETTTTRIRLTTSESPSRRQPAATGASGAMAGSQGPKGPAPKPPRLSKSVSKEEDLNEPGGGGGEGQQHGVNPKYMDWYYNLSKEGDSLEKRDGRKRDREPAGGTTLLTTTTTSSTTTITTGGSRRKGEGEAAAAPPAKGKPEPAPRTSPPKEARLLKEDIQHARKVTQSQQQQQQQQEAGGSHPLLQHSEHRFEAEYGTGPPVVPAPPDKLPHYLYPETPPIVSRDNKVQIKIVDQSAAAAAAATAAPGAKSNGGGGGTSTKNAKTLNVSTLEDDHDSGIAMNSLLHTKGKRNKIADKKSIFTIAYDDVRIRQIRSESDTPPFS, encoded by the exons CCATATAAAGATGACGCGCAACGGCGTGACGTGCGCGGGAGCGTACAGCAGTACCAGCGGCAGAAGGAAACGACCGGACCACACCAGCCCTAGGGTCCCGCTCACACTAGCCCTGCTGGCGCTCGCGGCCTGCTGGCCGGAAGCGGCCGGGCTCGACCCAAAGTTCGACCCGTCCACCCGGATGGGGCTCGTGCTGGTGCCGGCCGACGCAACCGTCGGCTCCGTCATCTACCGGTTGCGGGCCTCCGACGAAGAGTTCGAGTACCCGCTCCAGTTTGAGCTAGTCG GCGATGCGTCGTCGTCGACGGTACAGATCGAGACGCTGCCCTGCACCAAGTTCAACTCCATCTGCCAGGCGAATGTGATTCTGACGCGGCGGCTCGAACCGGGCCGCTACTACGACTTCCAGGTGTCGGTGAAGGATACCAAGGGCGGCATGTCGGTGCAGAGCTGCTCGATCACTGCCACCAACTTTACCACGCCGCACGACGTCATCTTTCCGCACAAGGCGGGCATCATCATGGTGCCGGAG GATGCTAAAAAAGGAACCGAGCTGGACTACGTTCTGGCGAACAAAAATCCATTGTTCCAGAAGCCTGTGTATCTAGAGCTATGG GGATCACCACTGTTCGGTATTCGCCAGAAGTTCATATCGCCCGAGACGGCCGAAGGGACCATCTTTCTGCTCGGTCAGCTAGACTTTGAAAAGCAAGCGATGTACCACCTGACGGTACTGGCAAAC GACGCGTACGCAGAGCCGGGGCAGGATACGCGCAACATTGCCGGGCTGGAGGTGGTCATCATCGTAGAGGACGTGCAGGACGTGCCGCCCGTGTTTACGGTGGCCCCACCGGTAACGCGGCTTCCGGCCGGGCTCATACCCGGCGACAAG GTACTCCAGGTGCATGCAGAGGACGGTGACAAGGGGGTACCGCGCGAGATCCGGTACGGGTTAGTGTCGGAGGGCAACCCGTTCACGTCTTTTTTCGACATCAACGAAACGAGTG GTGAGATATCACTGCTCCGACCGCTGGACGACATACTGGCACTGACGCACGCCGGCGATCCCGTCCTGCTGACGGTGATCGCGGAGGAGGTGAAGGTGAGTCGCGATGAGCCGCCCGCCATGGCGACGACGGTGCAGCTTGCCTTCTTCCTGCCGGAGCGCAGCAACTCGCCGCCCTACTTCGAGAACGACCA CTACGTCGCCCGGCTGGACGAGAACGCCGCCCCCGGCACGGTGCTGACCTTCACCGACCCGTACACACCGCGCGTGATGGACGACGATGCCGGCAAGAACGGCGTGTTCTCGCTGACCCTGCTCGGCAACAACGGTACGTTCGAGATCTCCCCGAACGTGGCCGAGGGCCACGCGAACTTTGTCGTGCGCGTGCGGGACAGCGCCCGGCTCGACTACGAGGCGGCCACCTACGTCCACTTTCAGATCCTCGCGCAGGAGCTCGGGCCCGCCACCAACCTGTCGATGCTGGTGAACGTCACCGTGTACCTGGCGGACGTCAACGACAACCCGCCCGTGTTCGAGCAGGCCGACTACATCGTCGACCTGCCCGAGAACATGACGGCGGGGACGCGCGTCGTCCAGGTGCACGCCACCGACGTCGACACCGCGCGGCTCGGGGGCCGCGTGCGCTACACGCAGATCCTAGGCCCGCACAACACCTCGCTCAACCTGGACCCGGCGTCCGGCGTGGTGACGGTGGCGCTCAACAACCACGGCTTCGACCGGGAGGCGATGCCCGAGTACCACCTGTACGTGGAGGCGCGGGACGACGACGGCATCGGCAACCGGGCGCAGGTGCCGCTCGTGATCCGGCTGATCGACGTGAACGACGAGACGCCCGCGTTCGAGAAGCCGCTGTACGAGTTCATCCTCGCGGCCGACCTGCGCAACTTCACCGTGCCCGCGTTCATCCGGGCGACGGACGGGGACGCGGAGGCACCGAACAACGAGGTGCGGTACGAGCTGATCTACGGCAACTACGAGAACAAGTTCTTCCTGCACCCGATCACGGGCGAGCTGAAGCTGAACGGGCCGCTCGTGCCGCGgacgggcggcggcggtggccaaTCGGTCGGTGGGCTGCGCCGGCGCCGGCAGACAGGGGGCAGTGGGGCGGCCGGCGGCCCGCCTGCCACCGGGCAGAAGGAGTCGGACGTGTTCGTGCTGACGGCGCGCGCCTTCGATCTGGGCGTGCCGGTGCGCTACTCGACCGCCACGATTCGCGTGTACCCGCCGGAAAGCCGGACGCGCACGGTCACGTTCATTGTGCCCGGGTCGGACCCGGACCGGAAGAAGGTGCAGGACACGCTGGCTGACATTACGGGCGGGCGGGTCATCATACAGGAGGTGCGCCCGTACCGTACCGGCGACGGGGGCATTCCGACCGACCTgatcggcggcggcggtggtagTGGGGGCGCCGCCGAACGGTCCGTTGTGATCGCGACGATACTGTACGACGCGGACTCGGTGGTGGACATCGCGAAGATCCAGCAGCGCCTCTCGATCAACGGCACGGTTACCAACATCATCAGCCAGGAGGAGCGCAGTGCC ATTCTCTACAAGGCCGAAAACCGTGTCCTGTTCTGGCTGCTCATCTTTCTCGCGGTCCTGCTAGCGCTCGGCATCCTCACGCTGCTGCTCTGCTGCATCTGTCCCCGGTGTCCGCTGAACGCTACCAACCG CAAACGAATACTGCGCGTGAATAATATCGAAGATGATCTTGTTCATAGAAAGCAGGGACTTGGAAAGCAATCTAAATCTGTGCAG GTCGCCGAGTGGATGGGACGGCGAGAAGCCTGGTCAGCAGCGAATCGATCGACCGATTCCCGTACCAAGCCGACGCATTGGGAGTACCGAGGGCGGCGCGACATTGGCAAAGGCACACTAGCGGCGGCCGGGGACGACGGGGGGGACGACCGGGACGGTGAGCCGGACCAGCGCGGGGACGAGAGCGGCACCGACGGCAATGAGCGGAAGCGGGCGAACGATGGCGGGAAGCTAGAGAAGCATACGGTTAAAATTAG GAGCGACATGAAGAGCAAATCGACCAAGGACGACACGCACATGCACCGGTCGCGCACGAACCTGCTGAACGCGGACCGGGACATGTACGTGGAGGACGTGGACGAGCACGATCCGGAGTACCAGTCGCTGAAGcgcatccaccaccaccaccatcaccatcatgccggtggcggcggcggtggtggtggaggcggtggcggcggcggcggcggcggcggcaaacCGACCACGGACGATGCGCTGCCGATCGATGACGACTCGATGCGCCGGCACGAGATGGACCGGGGCAGCGATCTGAACTACGAGCGGCGCGGCAGCTTCAAACGGCAGGGACACGCG GCGGCTCCACAGCTGGTCGCGGACGACATTGAGCCGCGCGACCAGTACTTCATCAAGGACGGCAACGCGGAGATACTGCGGCTGATAACGCGCGGCCGCAACGAGGAGGAGAACATCTACGTCAACATaccgcagcagcaggcgcagcagcagcggcccgGCGTGGCCGCCCAGCCCAACCAGCCCCAGTACATCATGGTGGACAACGGCGGCAAGGAGATCCTGATGCGCCGGTACATCGAGGAGCAGGCGAACGGGAAGCAGATCATCCGCGAGCACTACCAGCTGCTGCCGGGCACGACCTTCATCCAGACCATCCCGAACGAGGTGCCGGTGCGGCGGGGCGAGCACGTGACCGAGGTGAAGATCGGGGCGGTCGGGGGCCGCGCCAAGGACCCGGCGGCGGCGGACGGGGACGGCGACCCGGGCCGGCTGAAGCCGGCCGTCTCGACCCACTCGCTGATGCACCAGGAGCTGGAGCACTCGCTCAAGCAGCAGAACGCACTGCTCCGCCAGATACTGCTCGAGAAGGAGAAGCTCGAGGAGCGGTACACCCAGTACGAGCAAGCGCTCGAGACCCAGAGCCTGCCGTGCCAGTcgatggcggtggtggtggccgccACCCAGACCGACTGCGACACCGGCACGCAGACGGAGCCGATGCGCGGCGCTGGCGGCTTCGGGGCCTCGGGCGGGTTCGGCCGGCGGCGCACCAAGAGCGAGAACGACGACTCGCTGTCGGAGGACGAGTACGAGTACGTGCGGTACAGCCCGCCGGACAGCCCGGACGGCGTGTACCTGATCAAGCGCCGGCGGCACCGCAAAAAGACGCTCAAGCACCGCACCGGCGGCAAGGGCGGGCTGGGCGGCAGCGGCGAGTGCAGTGGCGGCGAGTCGACCGGCGAGCGCAAGTCGAACCGGCGCATCATCGTGGTCGAGTCGGTGAAGCGCAAAATCCGCACCCCGAtccaggaggaggaggacgagctGCACCACGGGCGCGACCTGCGCCGGGAGGGGGCGGTGGCCGGCGGCGGGCACCGGCGGGGCGGGCAGGAGACGCGCACCAGCATACTGCGCCGCAAGCGCAACGAGGAGCTGTCGCGCAACGGCAAGGAGACCGGGAAGGAGCAGCGGCTCAAGCGGGACGTGCTGATGGAAATCTCCGACTCGCTGCCCGGGCCGGAGCAGCGGGGCCGGCGGGGCAACGGTAACGGGGGCAATGGGGGGCCCGGGGCGGACGGGCGCCGCAAGAAGGTGTACCGCAAGAACGTCAAGTACTACGAGGACTCGGACGGCTCGGAGAaggaggtggtggtgcagAAGAACTACTTCTCCGCGGACAGCCTGGACGAGATGGCGTCGGACGTGGAGGACTACCGGTACTCGGTGACGAAGACGTCCAAGTCGGTGACGGTGTCGCCGAAGGCGTCGGTCGAGCAGCGGGTGTCGCGGCGCGACGACAAGACCGAAACGACCACGACCCGCATCCGGCTGACGACGTCCGAGTCGCCGAGCCGGCGGCAGCCGGCAGCGACGGGAGCGTCGGGGGCAATGGCGGGCTCGCAGGGCCCGAAGGGGCCCGCCCCCAAGCCGCCCCGCCTGAGCAAATCGGTGTCGAAGGAGGAGGACCTCAACGAACCGGGGGGCGGTGGCGGCGAGGGACAGCAGCACGGGGTCAACCCGAAGTACATGGACTGGTACTACAACCTCAGCAAGGAGGGCGACTCGCTCGAGAAGCGGGACGGGCGCAAGAGGGACCGGGAGCCGGCCGGCGGGACGACGCTGCtcaccaccacgaccaccagctcgaccaccaccatcacgacCGGCGGCAGCCGCCGGAAGGGCGAGGGGGAGGCAGCCGCGGCCCCACCGGCCAAGGGCAAGCCGGAGCCGGCGCCCCGCACCAGCCCACCGAAGGAGGCCCGCCTGCTCAAGGAAGACATACAGCACGCGCGCAAGGTCACCCagtcccagcagcagcagcagcagcagcaggaggcgGGCGGCAGCCACCCGCTGCTCCAGCACTCCGAGCACCGGTTCGAGGCGGAGTACGGGACGGGGCCGCCGGTCGTGCCGGCCCCGCCGGACAAGCTGCCCCACTACCTCTACCCCGAGACGCCACCGATCGTGAGCCGCGACAACAAGGTGCAGATCAAGATCGTCGACcagtcggcggcggcggcggcggcggcaacggCGGCCCCCGGCGCGAAGTCgaacggtggcggcggcggcaccagCACCAAGAACGCGAAAACGCTCAACGTGTCCACGCTGGAGGACGACCACGATTCCGGCATCGCGATGAACTCGCTGCTCCACACCAAGGGCAAGCGGAACAAGATCGCGGACAAGAAGAGCATCTTCACCATCGCGTACGACGACGTGCGCATCCGGCAGATCCGGTCCGAGAGCGACACGCCCCCGTTCTCCTAA
- the LOC121590479 gene encoding cadherin-86C isoform X4, with amino-acid sequence MTEQRPHRLDRYVHCRSIVPSSINQSHIKMTRNGVTCAGAYSSTSGRRKRPDHTSPRVPLTLALLALAACWPEAAGLDPKFDPSTRMGLVLVPADATVGSVIYRLRASDEEFEYPLQFELVGDASSSTVQIETLPCTKFNSICQANVILTRRLEPGRYYDFQVSVKDTKGGMSVQSCSITATNFTTPHDVIFPHKAGIIMVPEDAKKGTELDYVLANKNPLFQKPVYLELWGSPLFGIRQKFISPETAEGTIFLLGQLDFEKQAMYHLTVLANDAYAEPGQDTRNIAGLEVVIIVEDVQDVPPVFTVAPPVTRLPAGLIPGDKVLQVHAEDGDKGVPREIRYGLVSEGNPFTSFFDINETSGEISLLRPLDDILALTHAGDPVLLTVIAEEVKVSRDEPPAMATTVQLAFFLPERSNSPPYFENDHYVARLDENAAPGTVLTFTDPYTPRVMDDDAGKNGVFSLTLLGNNGTFEISPNVAEGHANFVVRVRDSARLDYEAATYVHFQILAQELGPATNLSMLVNVTVYLADVNDNPPVFEQADYIVDLPENMTAGTRVVQVHATDVDTARLGGRVRYTQILGPHNTSLNLDPASGVVTVALNNHGFDREAMPEYHLYVEARDDDGIGNRAQVPLVIRLIDVNDETPAFEKPLYEFILAADLRNFTVPAFIRATDGDAEAPNNEVRYELIYGNYENKFFLHPITGELKLNGPLVPRTGGGGGQSVGGLRRRRQTGGSGAAGGPPATGQKESDVFVLTARAFDLGVPVRYSTATIRVYPPESRTRTVTFIVPGSDPDRKKVQDTLADITGGRVIIQEVRPYRTGDGGIPTDLIGGGGGSGGAAERSVVIATILYDADSVVDIAKIQQRLSINGTVTNIISQEERSAILYKAENRVLFWLLIFLAVLLALGILTLLLCCICPRCPLNATNRSPSGWDGEKPGQQRIDRPIPVPSRRIGSTEGGATLAKAH; translated from the exons CCATATAAAGATGACGCGCAACGGCGTGACGTGCGCGGGAGCGTACAGCAGTACCAGCGGCAGAAGGAAACGACCGGACCACACCAGCCCTAGGGTCCCGCTCACACTAGCCCTGCTGGCGCTCGCGGCCTGCTGGCCGGAAGCGGCCGGGCTCGACCCAAAGTTCGACCCGTCCACCCGGATGGGGCTCGTGCTGGTGCCGGCCGACGCAACCGTCGGCTCCGTCATCTACCGGTTGCGGGCCTCCGACGAAGAGTTCGAGTACCCGCTCCAGTTTGAGCTAGTCG GCGATGCGTCGTCGTCGACGGTACAGATCGAGACGCTGCCCTGCACCAAGTTCAACTCCATCTGCCAGGCGAATGTGATTCTGACGCGGCGGCTCGAACCGGGCCGCTACTACGACTTCCAGGTGTCGGTGAAGGATACCAAGGGCGGCATGTCGGTGCAGAGCTGCTCGATCACTGCCACCAACTTTACCACGCCGCACGACGTCATCTTTCCGCACAAGGCGGGCATCATCATGGTGCCGGAG GATGCTAAAAAAGGAACCGAGCTGGACTACGTTCTGGCGAACAAAAATCCATTGTTCCAGAAGCCTGTGTATCTAGAGCTATGG GGATCACCACTGTTCGGTATTCGCCAGAAGTTCATATCGCCCGAGACGGCCGAAGGGACCATCTTTCTGCTCGGTCAGCTAGACTTTGAAAAGCAAGCGATGTACCACCTGACGGTACTGGCAAAC GACGCGTACGCAGAGCCGGGGCAGGATACGCGCAACATTGCCGGGCTGGAGGTGGTCATCATCGTAGAGGACGTGCAGGACGTGCCGCCCGTGTTTACGGTGGCCCCACCGGTAACGCGGCTTCCGGCCGGGCTCATACCCGGCGACAAG GTACTCCAGGTGCATGCAGAGGACGGTGACAAGGGGGTACCGCGCGAGATCCGGTACGGGTTAGTGTCGGAGGGCAACCCGTTCACGTCTTTTTTCGACATCAACGAAACGAGTG GTGAGATATCACTGCTCCGACCGCTGGACGACATACTGGCACTGACGCACGCCGGCGATCCCGTCCTGCTGACGGTGATCGCGGAGGAGGTGAAGGTGAGTCGCGATGAGCCGCCCGCCATGGCGACGACGGTGCAGCTTGCCTTCTTCCTGCCGGAGCGCAGCAACTCGCCGCCCTACTTCGAGAACGACCA CTACGTCGCCCGGCTGGACGAGAACGCCGCCCCCGGCACGGTGCTGACCTTCACCGACCCGTACACACCGCGCGTGATGGACGACGATGCCGGCAAGAACGGCGTGTTCTCGCTGACCCTGCTCGGCAACAACGGTACGTTCGAGATCTCCCCGAACGTGGCCGAGGGCCACGCGAACTTTGTCGTGCGCGTGCGGGACAGCGCCCGGCTCGACTACGAGGCGGCCACCTACGTCCACTTTCAGATCCTCGCGCAGGAGCTCGGGCCCGCCACCAACCTGTCGATGCTGGTGAACGTCACCGTGTACCTGGCGGACGTCAACGACAACCCGCCCGTGTTCGAGCAGGCCGACTACATCGTCGACCTGCCCGAGAACATGACGGCGGGGACGCGCGTCGTCCAGGTGCACGCCACCGACGTCGACACCGCGCGGCTCGGGGGCCGCGTGCGCTACACGCAGATCCTAGGCCCGCACAACACCTCGCTCAACCTGGACCCGGCGTCCGGCGTGGTGACGGTGGCGCTCAACAACCACGGCTTCGACCGGGAGGCGATGCCCGAGTACCACCTGTACGTGGAGGCGCGGGACGACGACGGCATCGGCAACCGGGCGCAGGTGCCGCTCGTGATCCGGCTGATCGACGTGAACGACGAGACGCCCGCGTTCGAGAAGCCGCTGTACGAGTTCATCCTCGCGGCCGACCTGCGCAACTTCACCGTGCCCGCGTTCATCCGGGCGACGGACGGGGACGCGGAGGCACCGAACAACGAGGTGCGGTACGAGCTGATCTACGGCAACTACGAGAACAAGTTCTTCCTGCACCCGATCACGGGCGAGCTGAAGCTGAACGGGCCGCTCGTGCCGCGgacgggcggcggcggtggccaaTCGGTCGGTGGGCTGCGCCGGCGCCGGCAGACAGGGGGCAGTGGGGCGGCCGGCGGCCCGCCTGCCACCGGGCAGAAGGAGTCGGACGTGTTCGTGCTGACGGCGCGCGCCTTCGATCTGGGCGTGCCGGTGCGCTACTCGACCGCCACGATTCGCGTGTACCCGCCGGAAAGCCGGACGCGCACGGTCACGTTCATTGTGCCCGGGTCGGACCCGGACCGGAAGAAGGTGCAGGACACGCTGGCTGACATTACGGGCGGGCGGGTCATCATACAGGAGGTGCGCCCGTACCGTACCGGCGACGGGGGCATTCCGACCGACCTgatcggcggcggcggtggtagTGGGGGCGCCGCCGAACGGTCCGTTGTGATCGCGACGATACTGTACGACGCGGACTCGGTGGTGGACATCGCGAAGATCCAGCAGCGCCTCTCGATCAACGGCACGGTTACCAACATCATCAGCCAGGAGGAGCGCAGTGCC ATTCTCTACAAGGCCGAAAACCGTGTCCTGTTCTGGCTGCTCATCTTTCTCGCGGTCCTGCTAGCGCTCGGCATCCTCACGCTGCTGCTCTGCTGCATCTGTCCCCGGTGTCCGCTGAACGCTACCAACCG GTCGCCGAGTGGATGGGACGGCGAGAAGCCTGGTCAGCAGCGAATCGATCGACCGATTCCCGTACCAAGCCGACGCATTGGGAGTACCGAGGGCGGCGCGACATTGGCAAAGGCACACTAG